The DNA region aaaatgacatttacagtGATAATGAATAGTCAGATTCAGTATTATATAAAATGTCACTGTATAAGATGTAGCAATCTACATATGTcaaatgtttgctttgtcttCATTGTCCCTCTGTTGGATCTTTGTTCCCTTATCCTCTGTTGGATTTTCTTCCTCTAAATGTTTGTTATCACTTTGGCCTCCCTGGTCCTGCGCACCCACAAGAACTTCACTGTAAAgtttctgctgctcttctttaAAAGCCTCTTTCACTTTTGCTCGTTTCAGCCCTCCATCCCTGAGATCATACAGGTAAGAAGGGAAAACAGTGTCAACACAGAGTTAAatgcagaaaattaaaaaggaaaaacacctCATAATAACCTATATAAGATTTTGACACTTGGCTAATGTAGAGAATTTGATGtattaataaaagcaaaacgTGATAGAACCAAACAGCAAGTTTGTCAATCATGATGTACAGATGAAGACATCAGATCTGTGTGCAGGCATGAGGAGACTGTAACCTTtctcatacacaaacagaaatgccatatttccatcttgttttctactttttttccACAATTGGAAGTTGCATCCTTTCCTtctatatataatgtataatgttaCCTTACAAGAGAATAAACCGACTCCTTTCCAAATGGAAATGCACgtaaattcatattttatttagctGATTTTCTGAAAATTCTGTGACATTTGGATGGAAAGCTAAATAATGACTCACCAAATGAGATCCACTAATCCTCCTTGTGCAGCTATGGCTGCTTTTACTCTGTTGGAAAACTGCACCGCATCCTCCCCCTCCTACACATGGACAATAAGAAAGAACAGGCtgagaaaaggtgaaaaaagcAGGATAAACAATAGATGATCTGAAAGCTTTATCACTGATTTTGGTAAGACAAATATTTCTTTGTAATGTTGTGACAAAGAGTTGCACCTGTCTATTCATAGGCGGCAGGTACCAAACGCTGCAGACGATGGCCCAGCTGCTCATCATCCTCAGCAGATAATTCACCATCCCAAACTTGCTGCTGTTCCAGAAAGCATCCCCAAACCGAGGATCATACTGCAAGATGGATATAAGGTCATATCAAGCACTGgcaagaggaaaatgaggagaaaggaggaaaaagatgcaaaaaagtTTCTACCTTAATAGCAACTGGGTAGACGGTGCAGCCAATTTCAAAGCTGCCCTTTTTGAACATCATCACTGATGTGTTGTTGATGCAAGTACCTGTAGAAGACACAGTGTGCACAGTGAGCTCAACAACACTAAACAAACTTCATAGGCTCTACATGACAAAATAATCACATCATACACACCCTCAGGAAAGACCAGGATGGGCTGTTTGGTTTTGTCAGCAACATGATCCCCAAGCCTGAAATGACAAAGtgattcaaatatttaaaaaaaaaaactatcctCACTTCTAGACTAAACCTAATGATGTTCAGTCTGAAAGTCTCATCTCCATGGTTGAAAAATTACTTAAGTGCTTATGAACTgcaaaaaatgcataaaatgtgGTAAACACTGCCTTCTTAAATGCTTTCATAATAAGGCTTTGATACCAGTGTGCAAACACTCGCCTAGCTAAAAACAATGCTTATTATGTGTGTGCAAAACTATTATTCCTTATTAAGTCATTATGTGGCAAATGTGTCTTGGCCACTATCAAATGCTTCAACCACAACTTCatatttctcttttatattttcctatAGTTTACTTAACTTTAAACCATGTGTACCCAGTTTAGTGACACCTATTCACTACAAGGCatatacaaacagaaaaagggcTGAAGAAAACGTTGAATATTAAATACACAGTGAGCTGAACATCCTAAATAATTAGTTGCACAGCAGCCGTACCGACTGTAACTGGAGCAAAGAGCAATGCCAGCACTGAGAAGATGCACGGTCACCTTTTGGCCACCAGGTGTCTGTCTTTGACTTCTGATCTTTCAAACCAGATGTGAGGAGAGGATCTGACCATGGCTCGCTGGATCATCCCCATCAACCCTCCGTGCACCTGGCCCACCTGAGAGGCGCGTTCAACTCAAGTTCAGCTCAAAAGCAACAGTTATTTTTCATAAACTTTCAGTCGTATGAAGAGTGAACACACTCAGTCACTAACAGAAGCACGCACAGAATCGGACACACAAACTCTTCTACCATAGAGTAGCAGCCATCATTGGCCAAGATGATGACATCAATGGGTGTTGTGTGATTGGCCACACAGATGCCTCCATTCTTTGGCTTGTTCTCCCTGAAATTTAGGACACAAACATACAACTTGCTGACAAATACACTGTCCAGGCTGataactgtactgtatattaaaGCTGATATTGTTGCTGAACATTGAATGCTTTGTACCTGTTATGATAGGTGATGATTGCTGTGAGAGCTCTAACACAGATGCGGTAACACATTAGGTGAACCTTCTCACTCAGGATGGACCTCAGCCTGaagacacacagcagaacacCACAACGATTACTCCAGCTCCCTTTAGGATGCTCATTTCAAGATCTATCAAACAACCATCCAGCTGGCTAAAATATATGACGTTACTGCAGTCAATCTTGTAGCTTTTGATCATCTGTCTACTTTGGAAACTTACTCTGTATTTGGTAAAAAGCCCAGCAGAGTAGTCAGGACTAGAAGCAGACTGATGCCAGTGACTGCCAGAGTAaccctgcagaaaaaaacaacatacagtTGGCTCGATACTGGGCCAGTTGTTCACCCATTCACAGCTTTTGTACCATGAGATAAATCTCATACTGAATCTCAAGCTGCGTCCACCACAGAACCTGCCTGTGTGCTGCTCAGACCTGAGAGGCAGCAGGACGCCGTAGCGGATGAGGACTCCCAGGCCCCACAGCACAGTAAGCCTCAGGCTTATGTGACGGAAGTTGTAGTTGCTTCGAGTCAGTAAGTTCCAGCTCTCAAGTTCCTGGGCCGAAAAGCGCTTGGTCACCTCATCATCCACGATGCTCTCCACACCTCTCCGGCAGAAGTAGAAAATGTCAGCCATCTCAAACTCAGGCTCTGCGCGCAGACAGCTGGCAGGGCCACGGAGCTCCTGGATCTCCTGCTGCAAAGACGAAGGTTCTTTGGCTATGATTCCTACAGTGACgatgaaaagaacatttcagtTACTGGTAAAAATAATACAGGTACAGTAAGCATCCATGACTGAGAAATAGTGAAACATTACCGGTGCTACATGGTTTATAGAGTTGCTGGTTCTTTTCCTTTGCTCCCATCTCCATTCGTAAGGTTGCCCactaatttaaaagaaaaagcattatTTAGCAGTATATTAGTTTTGCTGACATGTTGAATAGACAGCAACATAAGTGTAAGAAGCTGGTCATGGTCAATACTACTACTGACCAGCAGCTATGAAGATGGACAAACAGGAACAAGCACTGCTGGTCAATATGAGCAGCGTAGACTGTGATATGATCAGAGTGATGAAATCATAAAACATTGGCCTTGGAATCTGGTCCACTTTCAGCTTCAAACTCTCTACCCTTTGTCTGACTTAGTCAAACATTAATAGGTCACAATTTGATGGATCAGGCGTCTGTGCCACCTAGACCTGGAGAGGACATTTAAAGAACCACTGCCTGGTGTATACTCCAACTAAAACACCAACATGCATTACAGCAGGGCTCAAGCTCCTGGGTAGAAAATTATTCACAATTGTACACTACATACACACGTTCATATGACGGCAAGTACTCCCAGACCTTCTGTATACAGCCGAGATGACTGACAGACACTACCAAGGGCTTGCCAGCCTTGCAAGTTG from Pempheris klunzingeri isolate RE-2024b chromosome 19, fPemKlu1.hap1, whole genome shotgun sequence includes:
- the LOC139218970 gene encoding glycerol-3-phosphate acyltransferase 4-like; translated protein: MADIFYFCRRGVESIVDDEVTKRFSAQELESWNLLTRSNYNFRHISLRLTVLWGLGVLIRYGVLLPLRVTLAVTGISLLLVLTTLLGFLPNTELRSILSEKVHLMCYRICVRALTAIITYHNRENKPKNGGICVANHTTPIDVIILANDGCYSMVGQVHGGLMGMIQRAMVRSSPHIWFERSEVKDRHLVAKRLGDHVADKTKQPILVFPEGTCINNTSVMMFKKGSFEIGCTVYPVAIKYDPRFGDAFWNSSKFGMVNYLLRMMSSWAIVCSVWYLPPMNRQEGEDAVQFSNRVKAAIAAQGGLVDLIWDGGLKRAKVKEAFKEEQQKLYSEVLVGAQDQGGQSDNKHLEEENPTEDKGTKIQQRDNEDKANI